A window from Bufo bufo chromosome 1, aBufBuf1.1, whole genome shotgun sequence encodes these proteins:
- the LOC120990382 gene encoding olfactory receptor 490-like, giving the protein MCPQLNALQATFIKHLEMKMHEVNSTTVTEFLILGFPALNDYKLPFFSIILLMYSMTICENLLIILLVSTSQRLHSPMYFFLGHLALSDIVLVTTIAPKMLDVIIKEGSTVPYSGCLAQLYLHGVAVCAQCFLLTAMSYDRYLAICTPLHYISVMSIKLRYILLMSSWGLSFMLLIITLVFLCNLVFCGPNVINHFFCDFAPLLELSCSDTTALSIDMLVLAVPLILIPFILIIISYVSIFITIFGISTTSGRQKTFSTCSSHLGVVSTYYGSILIIYMVPYRGHSLTANKFISLLYIVLTPFLNPVIYSLRNKEIQSSGMNYLKLWLEKIEKTRKHI; this is encoded by the coding sequence ATGTGTCCTCAACTTAATGCTCTACAAGCTACCTTCATAAAACATTTAGAGATGAAGATGCATGAAGTCAACTCCACCACGGTCACTGAGTTTCTTATACTGGGATTCCCGGCTCTGAATGATTACAAGTTGCCTTTCTTCTCCATCATTCTCCTCATGTATTCCATGACTATATGTGAAAACCTCTTGATAATTTTACTGGTGTCCACAAGCCAACGTCTCCATTCTCCAATGTATTTCTTCCTTGGACACTTGGCTCTGTCAGACATCGTTCTTGTAACAACTATTGCTCCTAAGATGCTGGATGTTATCATAAAGGAAGGGAGCACAGTTCCTTATTCTGGGTGTTTGGCTCAGCTTTATCTGCATGGGGTAGCGGTCTGTGCACAGTGTTTTTTACTCACAGCCATGTCCTATGACCGGTACTTGGCCATCTGTACACCTCTTCATTATATCTCAGTGATGAGCATCAAGCTAAGATACATACTGCTCATGTCATCTTGGGGGCTCAGCTTCATGTTACTGATTATCACACTTGTCTTTTTATGCAATTTAGTTTTCTGTGGGCCGAATGTTATTAACCATTTCTTCTGTGACTTTGCCCCTCTTTTAGAACTTTCTTGCTCAGACACAACAGCACTAAGTATTGATATGCTTGTTCTAGCTGTTCCATTAATTTTGATACCTTTTATATTAATAATCATATCATACGTTTCTATTTTTATCACTATTTTTGGAATTTCCACCACCTCAGGCCGACAAAAGACTTTCTCCACTTGCAGCTCTCACTTGGGGGTTGTATCTACCTATTATGGCTCCATCCTTATAATCTACATGGTCCCTTACAGAGGACATTCATTGACTGCTAACAAGTTTATTTCCCTTCTCTACATTGTACTGACTCCGTTTCTAAACCCCGTTATATACAGTCTCAGAAACAAAGAGATTCAGTCTTCTGGGATGAATTATCTGAAACTTTGGTTGGAAAAGAtagaaaaaacaagaaaacatATTTGA